One genomic segment of Gymnogyps californianus isolate 813 chromosome 8, ASM1813914v2, whole genome shotgun sequence includes these proteins:
- the ABL2 gene encoding tyrosine-protein kinase ABL2 isoform X3, with product MGQQVGRVGEPGAGLQHQPPPQHQQQPRGLRGSSAARPAGRRREAAGRTAEGGFNIFTQHEIYASCIQQGFENSKTCASLPEALHRPYGCDVEPQALNEAIRWSSKENLLGATESDPNLFVALYDFVASGDNTLSITKGEKLRVLGYNQNGEWSEVRSKNGQGWVPSNYITPVNSLEKHSWYHGPVSRSAAEYLLSSLINGSFLVRESESSPGQLSISLRYEGRVYHYRINTTSDGKVYVTAESRFSTLAELVHHHSTVADGLVTTLHYPAPKCNKPTVYGVSPIHDKWEMERTDITMKHKLGGGQYGEVYVGVWKKYNLTVAVKTLKEDTMEVEEFLKEAAVMKEIKHPNLVQLLGVCTLEPPFYIVTEYMPYGNLLDYLRECNREEVSAVVLLYMATQISSAMEYLEKKNFIHRDLAARNCLVGENHVVKVADFGLSRLMTGDTYTAHAGAKFPIKWTAPESLAYNTFSIKSDVWAFGVLLWEIATYGMSPYPGIDLSQVYDLLEKGYRMEQPEGCPPKVYELMRACWKWNPPDRPSFAETHQAFETMFHDSSISEEVAEELGRTASSSSIVPYLPRLPMLPSKTRTLKKQAENKENIEGTQDTVEHSASSSAPGFIRSTQPTSGSPALPRKQRDKSPSSLLEDAKETTFTRDRKGGFFSSFMKKRNAPTPPKRSSSFREMENQPHKKYELTGNFSSVASLQHVDGFSFAPTQQDASLVPPKCYGGGIVQRTFYNDDGTGTSSGGGVSTGGGWSGITGFFTPRLIKKTLGLRAGKPTGNEEASKPFPRSNSTSSMSSGLPEQDRMAMTLPRNSQRSKIQLERTVSTSSQPDESTGRANDLLPKRFEEGPALTRERPKAKLLPRGATALPFRTPSGSEEKEGPGLAAAPKGKEKNSGPRQGALEDGERPGWSSPVKAAAILPTTHNHKVPVLISPTLKHTPADVQLIGTDSQGNKFKLLSEHQVTSSGDRDRPRRVKPKCAPPPPPVMRLLQQPAACSDAAEELSNVAGAQHRLESSEGSKKAAAAAAPVGGKSGRPVMPPPQVPLSSSSTSPVKMANGTAGAKVALRKTKQAAEKISADKISKEALLECADLLSSAIAEPTPNSQLVDTGHQLLDYCSGYVDCIPHTRNKFAFREAVSKLELSLQELQVSSTAASVPGANPVLNNLLSCVQEISDVVQR from the exons AACATGTGCCAGCCTCCCAG aGGCCCTGCACCGCCCCTATGGTTGCGATGTTGAACCCCAGGCACTGAATGAAGCCATCAGATGGAGCTCCAAGGAGAACCTGCTTGGAGCCACTGAGAGCGATCCCAATCTCTTTGTTGCACTTTACGATTTTGTAGCAAGCGGTGACAACACGCTCAGCATCACCAAAG GCGAGAAGTTGCGAGTCCTGGGTTACAACCAGAATGGTGAATGGAGTGAGGTACGTTCGAAGAATGGGCAGGGCTGGGTACCAAGCAACTACATCACACCAGTAAATAGCCTGGAAAAGCATTCATGGTACCATGGGCCAGTGTCACGCAGTGCAGCAGAGTATCTGTTGAGCAGTCTCATCAATGGCAGCTTCCTGGTTCGTGAAAGCGAgagcagcccagggcagctATCCATCTCGCTCAGGTACGAAGGACGTGTTTACCACTACAGGATCAATACCACGTCAGATGGAAAG GTATATGTGACAGCAGAAAGCCGTTTCAGCACACTAGCAGAGCTAGTGCACCATCACTCAACAGTAGCAGATGGACTGGTGACAACTTTGCATTACCCAGCACCCAAGTGCAATAAGCCCACTGTCTATGGAGTGTCCCCCATCCACGACAAGTGGGAGATGGAGCGGACTGATATCACCATGAAGCACAAACTTGGGGGAGGGCAGTATGGCGAGGTGTACGTTGGTGTCTGGAAGAAATACAATCTCACGGTTGCTGTGAAAACATTAAAG GAAGATACCATGGAGGTGGAAGAGTTCTTGAAAGAAGCTGCTGTGATGAAGGAGATCAAGCACCCAAATCTAGTGCAGTTGTTAG GTGTATGTACCCTGGAGCCACCCTTTTACATTGTGACAGAATACATGCCGTATGGGAACCTGCTAGACTATTTACGGGAATGCAACCGGGAGGAAGTGAGTGCTGTTGTGCTACTCTACATGGCCACTCAGATCTCCTCTGCTATGGAGTACCTGGAGAAGAAGAACTTCATTCACAG GGACCTGGCAGCACGGAACTGCTTGGTTGGAGAAAATCATGTGGTGAAGGTGGCTGACTTTGGCTTAAGTCGACTTATGACTGGAGATACCTACACAGCTCATGCTGGAGCCAAGTTCCCAATCAAATGGACGGCTCCTGAGAGCCTGGCCTATAACACCTTTTCAATCAAATCAGATGTGTGGG cCTTTGGGGTGCTGTTATGGGAAATTGCTACCTATGGGATGTCACCATACCCAGGCATTGACCTCTCTCAGGTGTATGATCTGCTGGAAAAGGGCTATCGGATGGAACAACCGGAGGGGTGCCCTCCAAAGGTTTACGAACTGATGAGGGCAT GCTGGAAGTGGAACCCACCAGACCGACCTTCCTTTGCTGAGACCCACCAGGCTTTTGAAACCATGTTCCATGACTCGAGCATCTCAGAGG aggTAGCAGAGGAGCTTGGAAGAACAGCTTCCTCCTCATCCATAGTTCCTTACTTGCCCCGGTTACCCATGCTTCCCTCCAAGACTAGAACACTGAAGAAACAGGCAGAGAACAAGGAGAACATTGAAGGAACTCAAGATACTGTGGAGCACTCGGCTTCCAGCTCAGCACCAG GTTTTATCAGAAGCACACAGCCAACAAGTGGGTCTCCCGCACTGCCTCGCAAGCAGAGGGACAAGTCACCCAGCAGCCTGTTGGAGGATGCCAAAGAGACCACTTTCACCAGGGACAGAAAAGGTGGCTTCTTCAGCTCCTTTATGAAGAAGAGGAATGCTCCCACGCCTCCCAAGCGCAGCAGTTCCTTCCGGGAGATGGAGAATCAGCCCCATAAGAAATATGAGCTGACGGGTAACTTTTCATCTGTTGCTTCCTTGCAGCATGTGGATGGGTTCTCTTTTGCTCCCACGCAGCAGGACGCAAGCCTGGTGCCACCCAAGTGCTATGGCGGGGGCATTGTGCAGAGGACCTTCTACAACGATGATGGCACTGGTACCAGCAGTGGTGGGGGCGTAAGCACCGGTGGTGGGTGGTCGggcatcactggtttctttaCACCACGCTTGATTAAAAAGACGCTGGGTTTACGAGCAGGAAAACCCACTGGCAATGAAGAAGCTTCAAAGCCTTTTCCAAGGTCAAACTCTACATCTTCCATGTCCTCAGGGCTTCCAGAGCAGGATAGGATGGCAATGACCCTTCCCAGAAATTCCCAGAGGTCAAAAATCCAGCTGGAACGGACAGTGTCCACCTCCTCTCAGCCCGATGAGAGCACGGGGAGGGCCAATGACCTGCTTCCCAAAAGGTTTGAAGAAGGCCCTGCTTTGACCAGAGAGAGaccaaaagcaaaactcttGCCGAGGGGTGCCACAGCACTCCCTTTCCGAACCCCCTCCGGATcggaagaaaaggaaggtccAGGGCTAGCAGCAGCTCCtaagggcaaagaaaaaaacagtggcCCACGGCAAGGGGCCCTTGAGGATGGTGAGAGACCGGGGTGGTCATCTCCAGTAAAGGCTGCAGCAATACTTCCAACCACTCATAACCACAAAGTGCCAGTCCTAATCTCACCCACTCTAAAACACACTCCAGCAGACGTGCAGCTCATTGGCACAGACTCTCAGGGTAATAAATTTAAGCTCTTATCTGAGCATCAGGTCACTTCTTCCGGCGACAGGGACCGGCCCAGACGGGTAAAACCAAAGTGTGCTCCACCTCCACCACCAGTGATGAGGCTCCTACAAcagccagctgcctgctcagaTGCAGCAGAAGAGCTGAGCAACGTGGCAGGAGCGCAGCACAGACTGGAATCAAGCGAAGGGAGtaagaaggcagcagcagcagcagcacctgtTGGTGGAAAATCTGGGAGGCCCGTGATGCCTCCACCTCAAGTGCCTCTGTCATCGTCTTCCACCTCCCCAGTGAAAATGGCCAACGGCACGGCTGGTGCAAAAGTAGCGCTAAGAAAGACCAAACAGGCAGCTGAGAAAATCTCCGCAGACAAAATCAGCAAGGAAGCACTGCTGGAGTGCGCAGATCTTCTCTCCAGTGCCATCGCCGAGCCGACACCAAACAGCCAGCTGGTGGACACAGGGCACCAGCTGTTGGATTACTGCTCAGGCTATGTGGACTGCATCCCGCATACGCGCAACAAATTTGCCTTCCGGGAAGCCGTGAGCAAACTGGAACTCAGCCTGCAGGAACTGCAGGTGTCCTCAACAGCTGCTAGCGTCCCTGGGGCAAACCCCGTCCTTAATAACTTATTGTCATGTGTCCAAGAAATCAGCGATGTGGTGCAAAGGTAG
- the ABL2 gene encoding tyrosine-protein kinase ABL2 isoform X4, whose protein sequence is MGQQVGRVGEPGAGLQHQPPPQHQQQPRGLRGSSAARPAGRRREAAGRTAEGGFNIFTQHEALHRPYGCDVEPQALNEAIRWSSKENLLGATESDPNLFVALYDFVASGDNTLSITKGEKLRVLGYNQNGEWSEVRSKNGQGWVPSNYITPVNSLEKHSWYHGPVSRSAAEYLLSSLINGSFLVRESESSPGQLSISLRYEGRVYHYRINTTSDGKVYVTAESRFSTLAELVHHHSTVADGLVTTLHYPAPKCNKPTVYGVSPIHDKWEMERTDITMKHKLGGGQYGEVYVGVWKKYNLTVAVKTLKEDTMEVEEFLKEAAVMKEIKHPNLVQLLGVCTLEPPFYIVTEYMPYGNLLDYLRECNREEVSAVVLLYMATQISSAMEYLEKKNFIHRDLAARNCLVGENHVVKVADFGLSRLMTGDTYTAHAGAKFPIKWTAPESLAYNTFSIKSDVWAFGVLLWEIATYGMSPYPGIDLSQVYDLLEKGYRMEQPEGCPPKVYELMRACWKWNPPDRPSFAETHQAFETMFHDSSISEEVAEELGRTASSSSIVPYLPRLPMLPSKTRTLKKQAENKENIEGTQDTVEHSASSSAPGFIRSTQPTSGSPALPRKQRDKSPSSLLEDAKETTFTRDRKGGFFSSFMKKRNAPTPPKRSSSFREMENQPHKKYELTGLPEQDRMAMTLPRNSQRSKIQLERTVSTSSQPDESTGRANDLLPKRFEEGPALTRERPKAKLLPRGATALPFRTPSGSEEKEGPGLAAAPKGKEKNSGPRQGALEDGERPGWSSPVKAAAILPTTHNHKVPVLISPTLKHTPADVQLIGTDSQGNKFKLLSEHQVTSSGDRDRPRRVKPKCAPPPPPVMRLLQQPAACSDAAEELSNVAGAQHRLESSEGSKKAAAAAAPVGGKSGRPVMPPPQVPLSSSSTSPVKMANGTAGAKVALRKTKQAAEKISADKISKEALLECADLLSSAIAEPTPNSQLVDTGHQLLDYCSGYVDCIPHTRNKFAFREAVSKLELSLQELQVSSTAASVPGANPVLNNLLSCVQEISDVVQR, encoded by the exons aGGCCCTGCACCGCCCCTATGGTTGCGATGTTGAACCCCAGGCACTGAATGAAGCCATCAGATGGAGCTCCAAGGAGAACCTGCTTGGAGCCACTGAGAGCGATCCCAATCTCTTTGTTGCACTTTACGATTTTGTAGCAAGCGGTGACAACACGCTCAGCATCACCAAAG GCGAGAAGTTGCGAGTCCTGGGTTACAACCAGAATGGTGAATGGAGTGAGGTACGTTCGAAGAATGGGCAGGGCTGGGTACCAAGCAACTACATCACACCAGTAAATAGCCTGGAAAAGCATTCATGGTACCATGGGCCAGTGTCACGCAGTGCAGCAGAGTATCTGTTGAGCAGTCTCATCAATGGCAGCTTCCTGGTTCGTGAAAGCGAgagcagcccagggcagctATCCATCTCGCTCAGGTACGAAGGACGTGTTTACCACTACAGGATCAATACCACGTCAGATGGAAAG GTATATGTGACAGCAGAAAGCCGTTTCAGCACACTAGCAGAGCTAGTGCACCATCACTCAACAGTAGCAGATGGACTGGTGACAACTTTGCATTACCCAGCACCCAAGTGCAATAAGCCCACTGTCTATGGAGTGTCCCCCATCCACGACAAGTGGGAGATGGAGCGGACTGATATCACCATGAAGCACAAACTTGGGGGAGGGCAGTATGGCGAGGTGTACGTTGGTGTCTGGAAGAAATACAATCTCACGGTTGCTGTGAAAACATTAAAG GAAGATACCATGGAGGTGGAAGAGTTCTTGAAAGAAGCTGCTGTGATGAAGGAGATCAAGCACCCAAATCTAGTGCAGTTGTTAG GTGTATGTACCCTGGAGCCACCCTTTTACATTGTGACAGAATACATGCCGTATGGGAACCTGCTAGACTATTTACGGGAATGCAACCGGGAGGAAGTGAGTGCTGTTGTGCTACTCTACATGGCCACTCAGATCTCCTCTGCTATGGAGTACCTGGAGAAGAAGAACTTCATTCACAG GGACCTGGCAGCACGGAACTGCTTGGTTGGAGAAAATCATGTGGTGAAGGTGGCTGACTTTGGCTTAAGTCGACTTATGACTGGAGATACCTACACAGCTCATGCTGGAGCCAAGTTCCCAATCAAATGGACGGCTCCTGAGAGCCTGGCCTATAACACCTTTTCAATCAAATCAGATGTGTGGG cCTTTGGGGTGCTGTTATGGGAAATTGCTACCTATGGGATGTCACCATACCCAGGCATTGACCTCTCTCAGGTGTATGATCTGCTGGAAAAGGGCTATCGGATGGAACAACCGGAGGGGTGCCCTCCAAAGGTTTACGAACTGATGAGGGCAT GCTGGAAGTGGAACCCACCAGACCGACCTTCCTTTGCTGAGACCCACCAGGCTTTTGAAACCATGTTCCATGACTCGAGCATCTCAGAGG aggTAGCAGAGGAGCTTGGAAGAACAGCTTCCTCCTCATCCATAGTTCCTTACTTGCCCCGGTTACCCATGCTTCCCTCCAAGACTAGAACACTGAAGAAACAGGCAGAGAACAAGGAGAACATTGAAGGAACTCAAGATACTGTGGAGCACTCGGCTTCCAGCTCAGCACCAG GTTTTATCAGAAGCACACAGCCAACAAGTGGGTCTCCCGCACTGCCTCGCAAGCAGAGGGACAAGTCACCCAGCAGCCTGTTGGAGGATGCCAAAGAGACCACTTTCACCAGGGACAGAAAAGGTGGCTTCTTCAGCTCCTTTATGAAGAAGAGGAATGCTCCCACGCCTCCCAAGCGCAGCAGTTCCTTCCGGGAGATGGAGAATCAGCCCCATAAGAAATATGAGCTGACGG GGCTTCCAGAGCAGGATAGGATGGCAATGACCCTTCCCAGAAATTCCCAGAGGTCAAAAATCCAGCTGGAACGGACAGTGTCCACCTCCTCTCAGCCCGATGAGAGCACGGGGAGGGCCAATGACCTGCTTCCCAAAAGGTTTGAAGAAGGCCCTGCTTTGACCAGAGAGAGaccaaaagcaaaactcttGCCGAGGGGTGCCACAGCACTCCCTTTCCGAACCCCCTCCGGATcggaagaaaaggaaggtccAGGGCTAGCAGCAGCTCCtaagggcaaagaaaaaaacagtggcCCACGGCAAGGGGCCCTTGAGGATGGTGAGAGACCGGGGTGGTCATCTCCAGTAAAGGCTGCAGCAATACTTCCAACCACTCATAACCACAAAGTGCCAGTCCTAATCTCACCCACTCTAAAACACACTCCAGCAGACGTGCAGCTCATTGGCACAGACTCTCAGGGTAATAAATTTAAGCTCTTATCTGAGCATCAGGTCACTTCTTCCGGCGACAGGGACCGGCCCAGACGGGTAAAACCAAAGTGTGCTCCACCTCCACCACCAGTGATGAGGCTCCTACAAcagccagctgcctgctcagaTGCAGCAGAAGAGCTGAGCAACGTGGCAGGAGCGCAGCACAGACTGGAATCAAGCGAAGGGAGtaagaaggcagcagcagcagcagcacctgtTGGTGGAAAATCTGGGAGGCCCGTGATGCCTCCACCTCAAGTGCCTCTGTCATCGTCTTCCACCTCCCCAGTGAAAATGGCCAACGGCACGGCTGGTGCAAAAGTAGCGCTAAGAAAGACCAAACAGGCAGCTGAGAAAATCTCCGCAGACAAAATCAGCAAGGAAGCACTGCTGGAGTGCGCAGATCTTCTCTCCAGTGCCATCGCCGAGCCGACACCAAACAGCCAGCTGGTGGACACAGGGCACCAGCTGTTGGATTACTGCTCAGGCTATGTGGACTGCATCCCGCATACGCGCAACAAATTTGCCTTCCGGGAAGCCGTGAGCAAACTGGAACTCAGCCTGCAGGAACTGCAGGTGTCCTCAACAGCTGCTAGCGTCCCTGGGGCAAACCCCGTCCTTAATAACTTATTGTCATGTGTCCAAGAAATCAGCGATGTGGTGCAAAGGTAG
- the ABL2 gene encoding tyrosine-protein kinase ABL2 isoform X5 — MGQQVGRVGEPGAGLQHQPPPQHQQQPRGLRGSSAARPAGRRREAAGRTAEGGFNIFTQHEIYASCIQQGFENSKTCASLPEALHRPYGCDVEPQALNEAIRWSSKENLLGATESDPNLFVALYDFVASGDNTLSITKGEKLRVLGYNQNGEWSEVRSKNGQGWVPSNYITPVNSLEKHSWYHGPVSRSAAEYLLSSLINGSFLVRESESSPGQLSISLRYEGRVYHYRINTTSDGKVYVTAESRFSTLAELVHHHSTVADGLVTTLHYPAPKCNKPTVYGVSPIHDKWEMERTDITMKHKLGGGQYGEVYVGVWKKYNLTVAVKTLKEDTMEVEEFLKEAAVMKEIKHPNLVQLLGVCTLEPPFYIVTEYMPYGNLLDYLRECNREEVSAVVLLYMATQISSAMEYLEKKNFIHRDLAARNCLVGENHVVKVADFGLSRLMTGDTYTAHAGAKFPIKWTAPESLAYNTFSIKSDVWAFGVLLWEIATYGMSPYPGIDLSQVYDLLEKGYRMEQPEGCPPKVYELMRACWKWNPPDRPSFAETHQAFETMFHDSSISEEVAEELGRTASSSSIVPYLPRLPMLPSKTRTLKKQAENKENIEGTQDTVEHSASSSAPGFIRSTQPTSGSPALPRKQRDKSPSSLLEDAKETTFTRDRKGGFFSSFMKKRNAPTPPKRSSSFREMENQPHKKYELTGLPEQDRMAMTLPRNSQRSKIQLERTVSTSSQPDESTGRANDLLPKRFEEGPALTRERPKAKLLPRGATALPFRTPSGSEEKEGPGLAAAPKGKEKNSGPRQGALEDGERPGWSSPVKAAAILPTTHNHKVPVLISPTLKHTPADVQLIGTDSQGNKFKLLSEHQVTSSGDRDRPRRVKPKCAPPPPPVMRLLQQPAACSDAAEELSNVAGAQHRLESSEGSKKAAAAAAPVGGKSGRPVMPPPQVPLSSSSTSPVKMANGTAGAKVALRKTKQAAEKISADKISKEALLECADLLSSAIAEPTPNSQLVDTGHQLLDYCSGYVDCIPHTRNKFAFREAVSKLELSLQELQVSSTAASVPGANPVLNNLLSCVQEISDVVQR, encoded by the exons AACATGTGCCAGCCTCCCAG aGGCCCTGCACCGCCCCTATGGTTGCGATGTTGAACCCCAGGCACTGAATGAAGCCATCAGATGGAGCTCCAAGGAGAACCTGCTTGGAGCCACTGAGAGCGATCCCAATCTCTTTGTTGCACTTTACGATTTTGTAGCAAGCGGTGACAACACGCTCAGCATCACCAAAG GCGAGAAGTTGCGAGTCCTGGGTTACAACCAGAATGGTGAATGGAGTGAGGTACGTTCGAAGAATGGGCAGGGCTGGGTACCAAGCAACTACATCACACCAGTAAATAGCCTGGAAAAGCATTCATGGTACCATGGGCCAGTGTCACGCAGTGCAGCAGAGTATCTGTTGAGCAGTCTCATCAATGGCAGCTTCCTGGTTCGTGAAAGCGAgagcagcccagggcagctATCCATCTCGCTCAGGTACGAAGGACGTGTTTACCACTACAGGATCAATACCACGTCAGATGGAAAG GTATATGTGACAGCAGAAAGCCGTTTCAGCACACTAGCAGAGCTAGTGCACCATCACTCAACAGTAGCAGATGGACTGGTGACAACTTTGCATTACCCAGCACCCAAGTGCAATAAGCCCACTGTCTATGGAGTGTCCCCCATCCACGACAAGTGGGAGATGGAGCGGACTGATATCACCATGAAGCACAAACTTGGGGGAGGGCAGTATGGCGAGGTGTACGTTGGTGTCTGGAAGAAATACAATCTCACGGTTGCTGTGAAAACATTAAAG GAAGATACCATGGAGGTGGAAGAGTTCTTGAAAGAAGCTGCTGTGATGAAGGAGATCAAGCACCCAAATCTAGTGCAGTTGTTAG GTGTATGTACCCTGGAGCCACCCTTTTACATTGTGACAGAATACATGCCGTATGGGAACCTGCTAGACTATTTACGGGAATGCAACCGGGAGGAAGTGAGTGCTGTTGTGCTACTCTACATGGCCACTCAGATCTCCTCTGCTATGGAGTACCTGGAGAAGAAGAACTTCATTCACAG GGACCTGGCAGCACGGAACTGCTTGGTTGGAGAAAATCATGTGGTGAAGGTGGCTGACTTTGGCTTAAGTCGACTTATGACTGGAGATACCTACACAGCTCATGCTGGAGCCAAGTTCCCAATCAAATGGACGGCTCCTGAGAGCCTGGCCTATAACACCTTTTCAATCAAATCAGATGTGTGGG cCTTTGGGGTGCTGTTATGGGAAATTGCTACCTATGGGATGTCACCATACCCAGGCATTGACCTCTCTCAGGTGTATGATCTGCTGGAAAAGGGCTATCGGATGGAACAACCGGAGGGGTGCCCTCCAAAGGTTTACGAACTGATGAGGGCAT GCTGGAAGTGGAACCCACCAGACCGACCTTCCTTTGCTGAGACCCACCAGGCTTTTGAAACCATGTTCCATGACTCGAGCATCTCAGAGG aggTAGCAGAGGAGCTTGGAAGAACAGCTTCCTCCTCATCCATAGTTCCTTACTTGCCCCGGTTACCCATGCTTCCCTCCAAGACTAGAACACTGAAGAAACAGGCAGAGAACAAGGAGAACATTGAAGGAACTCAAGATACTGTGGAGCACTCGGCTTCCAGCTCAGCACCAG GTTTTATCAGAAGCACACAGCCAACAAGTGGGTCTCCCGCACTGCCTCGCAAGCAGAGGGACAAGTCACCCAGCAGCCTGTTGGAGGATGCCAAAGAGACCACTTTCACCAGGGACAGAAAAGGTGGCTTCTTCAGCTCCTTTATGAAGAAGAGGAATGCTCCCACGCCTCCCAAGCGCAGCAGTTCCTTCCGGGAGATGGAGAATCAGCCCCATAAGAAATATGAGCTGACGG GGCTTCCAGAGCAGGATAGGATGGCAATGACCCTTCCCAGAAATTCCCAGAGGTCAAAAATCCAGCTGGAACGGACAGTGTCCACCTCCTCTCAGCCCGATGAGAGCACGGGGAGGGCCAATGACCTGCTTCCCAAAAGGTTTGAAGAAGGCCCTGCTTTGACCAGAGAGAGaccaaaagcaaaactcttGCCGAGGGGTGCCACAGCACTCCCTTTCCGAACCCCCTCCGGATcggaagaaaaggaaggtccAGGGCTAGCAGCAGCTCCtaagggcaaagaaaaaaacagtggcCCACGGCAAGGGGCCCTTGAGGATGGTGAGAGACCGGGGTGGTCATCTCCAGTAAAGGCTGCAGCAATACTTCCAACCACTCATAACCACAAAGTGCCAGTCCTAATCTCACCCACTCTAAAACACACTCCAGCAGACGTGCAGCTCATTGGCACAGACTCTCAGGGTAATAAATTTAAGCTCTTATCTGAGCATCAGGTCACTTCTTCCGGCGACAGGGACCGGCCCAGACGGGTAAAACCAAAGTGTGCTCCACCTCCACCACCAGTGATGAGGCTCCTACAAcagccagctgcctgctcagaTGCAGCAGAAGAGCTGAGCAACGTGGCAGGAGCGCAGCACAGACTGGAATCAAGCGAAGGGAGtaagaaggcagcagcagcagcagcacctgtTGGTGGAAAATCTGGGAGGCCCGTGATGCCTCCACCTCAAGTGCCTCTGTCATCGTCTTCCACCTCCCCAGTGAAAATGGCCAACGGCACGGCTGGTGCAAAAGTAGCGCTAAGAAAGACCAAACAGGCAGCTGAGAAAATCTCCGCAGACAAAATCAGCAAGGAAGCACTGCTGGAGTGCGCAGATCTTCTCTCCAGTGCCATCGCCGAGCCGACACCAAACAGCCAGCTGGTGGACACAGGGCACCAGCTGTTGGATTACTGCTCAGGCTATGTGGACTGCATCCCGCATACGCGCAACAAATTTGCCTTCCGGGAAGCCGTGAGCAAACTGGAACTCAGCCTGCAGGAACTGCAGGTGTCCTCAACAGCTGCTAGCGTCCCTGGGGCAAACCCCGTCCTTAATAACTTATTGTCATGTGTCCAAGAAATCAGCGATGTGGTGCAAAGGTAG